The following proteins are co-located in the Pedobacter sp. FW305-3-2-15-E-R2A2 genome:
- a CDS encoding glutaminyl-peptide cyclotransferase, producing MHSGQVKKIINLSKLVLAVVVLSGISLIISCKDTGSSGASVGFKFPEQGQSFGLGDEVKIALDVPAGKSITSATYTLDGKAVGSKNNGEPVAVSTAGLSLGYKLITAVVEADGKKDTLTINIELKSSVKPVQYTYKIVNTFPHDTSAYTQGLEYHGGKFLESTGQEEHSTVRWVDVKSGKVLQQTKLDDQYFGEGSSLVGDKVVMLTWQNRLGLVFDSKSFKQLSTFPYQSSMEGWGLCFDGKQLIKSDGTNKIWFLNKDNYKEESSIEVYNNIGPVDKLNELEYIDGKIYANVYTKNVIVVIDPKSGVIEKEIDFTGLLPAGFYKDEVDQANNVLNGIAWDNAGKRLFVTGKKWPHLFEVKISPKQ from the coding sequence ATGCATTCTGGCCAAGTTAAAAAAATCATTAACCTATCTAAGTTAGTCCTGGCAGTAGTGGTACTATCAGGCATTTCACTGATCATTTCCTGTAAAGACACCGGCTCTTCTGGCGCAAGTGTGGGATTTAAATTTCCGGAACAGGGACAGTCATTTGGCCTGGGTGATGAAGTTAAAATCGCACTGGATGTGCCTGCAGGGAAAAGCATTACCTCGGCTACTTATACCCTGGATGGAAAAGCGGTAGGATCAAAAAATAACGGGGAACCTGTTGCGGTAAGTACTGCTGGTCTTAGCCTGGGCTATAAGCTGATCACAGCAGTGGTAGAAGCCGATGGGAAGAAAGATACGCTGACCATCAATATTGAGTTGAAATCTTCGGTAAAGCCGGTTCAATATACCTATAAGATCGTGAATACATTTCCGCATGATACCTCTGCCTATACACAGGGATTGGAATATCACGGAGGAAAATTTCTGGAAAGTACGGGTCAGGAAGAACATTCTACGGTAAGATGGGTAGATGTTAAATCCGGAAAGGTGTTGCAGCAAACTAAACTTGACGATCAGTATTTTGGCGAAGGTTCCAGCCTGGTTGGTGATAAGGTGGTAATGCTGACCTGGCAGAACAGGTTGGGTCTGGTATTTGACTCGAAATCATTTAAACAACTTTCTACTTTTCCTTATCAGTCGAGCATGGAAGGCTGGGGCTTGTGCTTTGACGGAAAACAACTGATCAAATCTGATGGAACGAATAAAATCTGGTTCCTGAATAAAGACAATTATAAAGAAGAAAGTTCCATAGAGGTTTACAACAATATAGGGCCTGTAGATAAGTTAAACGAACTGGAATACATTGACGGAAAGATTTACGCGAACGTATACACCAAAAATGTGATTGTAGTGATTGATCCTAAATCTGGTGTAATAGAAAAGGAAATTGACTTTACCGGACTTTTGCCGGCAGGTTTTTACAAGGATGAAGTGGATCAGGCAAACAATGTCCTGAATGGAATTGCCTGGGATAATGCGGGAAAAAGATTGTTTGTGACCGGCAAGAAATGGCCGCATCTGTTTGAAGTAAAAATCAGTCCTAAACAATAG
- a CDS encoding DUF4251 domain-containing protein, with the protein MKTFKKLFTLLILFSAVQAMAQTDKETTTKLVADQHLVFNATSAMPMANADVSAVLNKMQNGSGGGMIQLSGSQYQLKINKDSVEAYLPYYGRAYTASMNPDDAGIKFKSKKFSYKTTKKKKGGWVINISPKDAKDVQNMTLSVSENGYAVLNVNSNNRQAISFNGVIAAPKEDKK; encoded by the coding sequence ATGAAAACATTTAAAAAACTGTTCACCCTGCTGATTCTTTTCAGTGCGGTACAGGCAATGGCCCAGACAGATAAAGAAACCACGACCAAACTGGTGGCAGATCAGCATCTGGTATTCAATGCCACCTCGGCAATGCCTATGGCAAATGCAGACGTAAGCGCTGTATTGAACAAAATGCAAAATGGAAGCGGAGGAGGCATGATTCAGCTTTCCGGCTCTCAATACCAGTTGAAAATCAATAAAGACAGTGTAGAGGCTTATTTGCCTTATTACGGACGTGCATATACCGCCTCTATGAACCCGGACGATGCCGGCATCAAGTTTAAGTCTAAAAAGTTCAGCTATAAAACGACGAAAAAGAAAAAAGGAGGCTGGGTCATCAACATTTCACCTAAGGATGCCAAAGATGTACAAAACATGACTTTAAGTGTATCTGAAAATGGTTATGCCGTACTCAATGTAAACAGCAACAACAGACAAGCCATCTCTTTCAATGGGGTCATTGCAGCACCCAAAGAAGACAAAAAGTAA